Proteins found in one Micromonospora sp. WMMD1082 genomic segment:
- a CDS encoding class I SAM-dependent methyltransferase produces the protein MAARASRPLGVVTRGTTGPNRLRRVDNWIVKTCGDALRAAPDPLVVDLGYGATPVTAVELRARLAAGVRADVRVVGLEIDPVRVTDAQPAAEPPGLTFARGGFELAGLRPALVRAFNVLRQYDESEVADAWATLCAGLAPGGLLVEGTCDELGRLAGWVLLDANGPRSLTLAARLATLRSPAELAERLPKALIHRNVPGEWIHDLIQALDDAWRSAAGYAPFGPRQRWLHTVQTVHAQGWPLLDRPRRWRQGELTLPWPTPEPPR, from the coding sequence ATGGCGGCGCGGGCGTCCCGGCCGCTCGGCGTGGTCACCAGGGGCACCACCGGCCCCAACCGGCTACGCCGGGTGGACAACTGGATCGTGAAGACCTGCGGTGACGCGCTGCGGGCGGCCCCGGATCCGCTGGTGGTCGACCTCGGCTACGGCGCGACTCCGGTGACCGCGGTGGAGCTGCGCGCCCGGCTCGCCGCCGGGGTCCGCGCCGACGTCCGGGTGGTCGGGCTGGAGATCGATCCGGTACGCGTCACCGATGCCCAGCCCGCCGCCGAGCCGCCCGGGCTCACCTTCGCCCGAGGCGGCTTCGAGCTGGCCGGCCTGCGTCCCGCCCTGGTCCGCGCGTTCAATGTGCTGCGTCAGTACGACGAGAGCGAGGTGGCCGATGCCTGGGCCACACTCTGCGCCGGGCTGGCCCCGGGCGGGCTGCTGGTGGAGGGCACCTGCGACGAGTTGGGCCGCCTCGCCGGGTGGGTGCTGCTCGACGCGAACGGCCCGCGATCGTTGACCCTGGCCGCCCGGCTGGCGACCCTGCGGAGCCCGGCCGAGCTGGCCGAGCGGCTGCCCAAGGCGCTGATCCACCGCAACGTCCCCGGAGAGTGGATCCACGACCTGATCCAGGCCCTGGACGACGCCTGGCGGTCCGCCGCCGGCTACGCACCCTTCGGCCCCCGCCAACGCTGGCTGCACACCGTGCAGACCGTCCACGCCCAGGGCTGGCCCCTCCTGGACCGCCCCCGCCGCTGGCGCCAAGGCGAACTAACCCTCCCCTGGCCCACCCCCGAACCTCCCCGGTGA